AAGTTGAAAAGAAAAATATTTAGCCAGTGTCCCTTTGTAATAGCATAGCTTTTTTTAACTGCCTCTATAGCGCCAACCTCTTTATCTACTATTACGAAAGCAAAAAACTGAAGAGCCAACATTAGGATAATACCGGGAATTATCAGTAAAACCATTCCAGCGCCTACGATTATGCATACAACTATTAAAGCCAACAAATATTTTACTATCAATGGATAGGTATTTATTAGGTCATCATAGACTGGCTTTTCTCCATAAGTAAATTTGAGGACAATTTTGAGAGAACCCATCTGCATCAAGAGACTCAATATAAAAGAAAGAAGAAATACGATAATCCCAACAAATGCATTATTGCCTGCAAACATTCCTAAAAAACCGGGAATAAGAGGCGCAATGAAAATAATCAGATATGCAGGAATAAGAAATCCCAGATTGGATTTTGTAGTATTCCATCCAAATGCAAAAGCTTCTTTTATTGATAATTCACCTGCGGGGGACATTACCGCACCTTCTATGCCTTTACCCAGATTCTTTTGCGCAGGCTTATCAACGATACCTAGTGTCTTTTTATAAATTTCGGTTTGATGGGCAGGAGTCCAGAAGGACCATCCTTTTTTGAGAATATGAGTATCTGCTGAAATTTCACCTGATTCGATTTTCTGCTTTAATGTTTCCTCATCGACAGGACCGAATTTTTCACCCTTTAAAATGTAATGCCATTGACTCATATTTTTCTCTTTTTTATTTCGTAAAAGATGAAAAGATAAACGGACTTTTTTCTTTAAACCTAATTCTTATTTTACTTTTAAATGCATACCAGTTGTCAAACTTTTTTTCTTA
This Candidatus Schekmanbacteria bacterium DNA region includes the following protein-coding sequences:
- a CDS encoding DUF975 family protein — its product is MSQWHYILKGEKFGPVDEETLKQKIESGEISADTHILKKGWSFWTPAHQTEIYKKTLGIVDKPAQKNLGKGIEGAVMSPAGELSIKEAFAFGWNTTKSNLGFLIPAYLIIFIAPLIPGFLGMFAGNNAFVGIIVFLLSFILSLLMQMGSLKIVLKFTYGEKPVYDDLINTYPLIVKYLLALIVVCIIVGAGMVLLIIPGIILMLALQFFAFVIVDKEVGAIEAVKKSYAITKGHWLNIFLFNLLFSFVSFIGFLVIGIGALVSIPVAMLAYAHFYRQLAGEEIPSEPIEVPETTEEEPKPSTLTEKGMEEPSLDTSSEPEETKKPEPAQGEKETEELKIEEDDLANLSLDDISVESETELEVLEEEKEVEAQPETVETEQKEEEPEPPPPPKKPLKFQFSDSKKKEEEKSESESE